One region of Corvus moneduloides isolate bCorMon1 chromosome 15, bCorMon1.pri, whole genome shotgun sequence genomic DNA includes:
- the PPP2R2B gene encoding serine/threonine-protein phosphatase 2A 55 kDa regulatory subunit B beta isoform isoform X1: MTPGFGSLMQDVLWCFSQVKGTIDTGVTEADIISTVEFNHTGELLATGDKGGRVVIFQREQESKNQPHRRGEYNVYSTFQSHEPEFDYLKSLEIEEKINKIRWLPQQNAAYFLLSTNDKTVKLWKVSERDKRPEGYNLKDEDGRLRDPSMITMLRVPVLRPMDLMVEATPRRVFANAHTYHINSISVNSDYETYMSADDLRINLWNFEITNQSFNIVDIKPANMEELTEVITAAEFHPHHCNTFVYSSSKGTIRLCDMRTAALCDRHAKFFEEPEDPSNRSFFSEIISSISDVKFSHSGRYIMTRDYLTVKVWDLNMENRPIETYQVHDYLRSKLCSLYENDCIFDKFECVWNGSDSVIMTGSYNNFFRMFDRNTKRDVTLEASRENSKPRAILKPRKVCVGGKRRKDEISVDSLDFSKKILHTAWHPSENIIAVAATNNLYIFQDKVN; encoded by the exons CTGACATCATCTCCACAGTTGAGTTCAACCACACTGGAGAGTTACTGGCAACAGGGGACAAGGGGGGCCGCGTTGTAATATTTCAGCGTGAGCAGGAG AGCAAGAACCAGCCCCACCGCAGGGGAGAGTACAATGTCTACAGCACCTTCCAGAGCCACGAGCCAGAGTTCGATTACCTGAAGAGCCTGGAGATTGAGGAGAAGATCAATAAGATACGATGGCTGCCGCAGCAGAACGCGGCGTATTTCCTGCTCTCCACCAATG ATAAGACTGTGAAGCTATGGAAGGTCAGCGAGCGGGACAAGAGACCGGAGGGATACAACCTCAAGGATGAGGATGGCCGTCTCCGAGACCCCTCCATGATCACCATGCTGCGG GTGCCCGTGCTTCGGCCCATGGACCTGATGGTGGAGGCCACTCCGCGGAGGGTGTTCGCCAACGCACACACCTACCACATCAACTCCATCTCCGTCAACAGCGACTATGAGACCTACATGTCAGCGGATGACCTGAGGATAAACCTGTGGAATTTCGAAATCACAAATCAAAGTTTTA ACATCGTGGACATCAAGCCGGCCAACATGGAGGAGCTGACAGAGGTGATCACGGCTGCTGAGTTCCACCCGCACCACTGCAACACCTTCGtgtacagcagcagcaagggcaCCATCCGCCTGTGCGACATGCGCACCGCTGCCCTCTGCGACCGCCACGCCAAGT TTTTTGAAGAGCCTGAAGACCCAAGTAACCggtcatttttttctgagatcatCTCCTCAATCTCTGATGTCAAATTCAGCCACAGTGGAAGGTACATCATGACCCGGGACTACCTCACTGTCAAGGTGTGGGACTTGAACATGGAGAACCGGCCCATTGAGACCTACCAG GTCCACGACTACCTGCGGAGCAAGCTCTGCTCGCTCTACGAGAACGACTGCATCTTTGACAAGTTCGAGTGCGTCTGGAACGGGTCTGACAG TGTCATCATGACCGGCTCCTACAACAACTTCTTCCGCATGTTCGACCGCAACACCAAGCGCGATGTGACGCTGGAGGCATCGCGGGAGAACAGCAAACCCCGTGCCATCCTCAAACCTCGCAAGGTCTGCGTGGGTGGAAAGCGCAGGAAAGACGAGATCAGCGTGGACAGTCTGGACTTTAGCAAAAAGATCCTGCACACAGCTTGGCACCCCTCCGAGAACATCATCGCTGTGGCAGCCACGAACAACCTGTACATATTCCAGGACAAGGTTAACTAG
- the PPP2R2B gene encoding serine/threonine-protein phosphatase 2A 55 kDa regulatory subunit B beta isoform isoform X2 yields MKCFSRYLPYLFRPHGALRSASCHAEADIISTVEFNHTGELLATGDKGGRVVIFQREQESKNQPHRRGEYNVYSTFQSHEPEFDYLKSLEIEEKINKIRWLPQQNAAYFLLSTNDKTVKLWKVSERDKRPEGYNLKDEDGRLRDPSMITMLRVPVLRPMDLMVEATPRRVFANAHTYHINSISVNSDYETYMSADDLRINLWNFEITNQSFNIVDIKPANMEELTEVITAAEFHPHHCNTFVYSSSKGTIRLCDMRTAALCDRHAKFFEEPEDPSNRSFFSEIISSISDVKFSHSGRYIMTRDYLTVKVWDLNMENRPIETYQVHDYLRSKLCSLYENDCIFDKFECVWNGSDSVIMTGSYNNFFRMFDRNTKRDVTLEASRENSKPRAILKPRKVCVGGKRRKDEISVDSLDFSKKILHTAWHPSENIIAVAATNNLYIFQDKVN; encoded by the exons CTGACATCATCTCCACAGTTGAGTTCAACCACACTGGAGAGTTACTGGCAACAGGGGACAAGGGGGGCCGCGTTGTAATATTTCAGCGTGAGCAGGAG AGCAAGAACCAGCCCCACCGCAGGGGAGAGTACAATGTCTACAGCACCTTCCAGAGCCACGAGCCAGAGTTCGATTACCTGAAGAGCCTGGAGATTGAGGAGAAGATCAATAAGATACGATGGCTGCCGCAGCAGAACGCGGCGTATTTCCTGCTCTCCACCAATG ATAAGACTGTGAAGCTATGGAAGGTCAGCGAGCGGGACAAGAGACCGGAGGGATACAACCTCAAGGATGAGGATGGCCGTCTCCGAGACCCCTCCATGATCACCATGCTGCGG GTGCCCGTGCTTCGGCCCATGGACCTGATGGTGGAGGCCACTCCGCGGAGGGTGTTCGCCAACGCACACACCTACCACATCAACTCCATCTCCGTCAACAGCGACTATGAGACCTACATGTCAGCGGATGACCTGAGGATAAACCTGTGGAATTTCGAAATCACAAATCAAAGTTTTA ACATCGTGGACATCAAGCCGGCCAACATGGAGGAGCTGACAGAGGTGATCACGGCTGCTGAGTTCCACCCGCACCACTGCAACACCTTCGtgtacagcagcagcaagggcaCCATCCGCCTGTGCGACATGCGCACCGCTGCCCTCTGCGACCGCCACGCCAAGT TTTTTGAAGAGCCTGAAGACCCAAGTAACCggtcatttttttctgagatcatCTCCTCAATCTCTGATGTCAAATTCAGCCACAGTGGAAGGTACATCATGACCCGGGACTACCTCACTGTCAAGGTGTGGGACTTGAACATGGAGAACCGGCCCATTGAGACCTACCAG GTCCACGACTACCTGCGGAGCAAGCTCTGCTCGCTCTACGAGAACGACTGCATCTTTGACAAGTTCGAGTGCGTCTGGAACGGGTCTGACAG TGTCATCATGACCGGCTCCTACAACAACTTCTTCCGCATGTTCGACCGCAACACCAAGCGCGATGTGACGCTGGAGGCATCGCGGGAGAACAGCAAACCCCGTGCCATCCTCAAACCTCGCAAGGTCTGCGTGGGTGGAAAGCGCAGGAAAGACGAGATCAGCGTGGACAGTCTGGACTTTAGCAAAAAGATCCTGCACACAGCTTGGCACCCCTCCGAGAACATCATCGCTGTGGCAGCCACGAACAACCTGTACATATTCCAGGACAAGGTTAACTAG
- the PPP2R2B gene encoding serine/threonine-protein phosphatase 2A 55 kDa regulatory subunit B beta isoform isoform X3, which yields MEEDAETRKISSSFLRDHSYATEADIISTVEFNHTGELLATGDKGGRVVIFQREQESKNQPHRRGEYNVYSTFQSHEPEFDYLKSLEIEEKINKIRWLPQQNAAYFLLSTNDKTVKLWKVSERDKRPEGYNLKDEDGRLRDPSMITMLRVPVLRPMDLMVEATPRRVFANAHTYHINSISVNSDYETYMSADDLRINLWNFEITNQSFNIVDIKPANMEELTEVITAAEFHPHHCNTFVYSSSKGTIRLCDMRTAALCDRHAKFFEEPEDPSNRSFFSEIISSISDVKFSHSGRYIMTRDYLTVKVWDLNMENRPIETYQVHDYLRSKLCSLYENDCIFDKFECVWNGSDSVIMTGSYNNFFRMFDRNTKRDVTLEASRENSKPRAILKPRKVCVGGKRRKDEISVDSLDFSKKILHTAWHPSENIIAVAATNNLYIFQDKVN from the exons CTGACATCATCTCCACAGTTGAGTTCAACCACACTGGAGAGTTACTGGCAACAGGGGACAAGGGGGGCCGCGTTGTAATATTTCAGCGTGAGCAGGAG AGCAAGAACCAGCCCCACCGCAGGGGAGAGTACAATGTCTACAGCACCTTCCAGAGCCACGAGCCAGAGTTCGATTACCTGAAGAGCCTGGAGATTGAGGAGAAGATCAATAAGATACGATGGCTGCCGCAGCAGAACGCGGCGTATTTCCTGCTCTCCACCAATG ATAAGACTGTGAAGCTATGGAAGGTCAGCGAGCGGGACAAGAGACCGGAGGGATACAACCTCAAGGATGAGGATGGCCGTCTCCGAGACCCCTCCATGATCACCATGCTGCGG GTGCCCGTGCTTCGGCCCATGGACCTGATGGTGGAGGCCACTCCGCGGAGGGTGTTCGCCAACGCACACACCTACCACATCAACTCCATCTCCGTCAACAGCGACTATGAGACCTACATGTCAGCGGATGACCTGAGGATAAACCTGTGGAATTTCGAAATCACAAATCAAAGTTTTA ACATCGTGGACATCAAGCCGGCCAACATGGAGGAGCTGACAGAGGTGATCACGGCTGCTGAGTTCCACCCGCACCACTGCAACACCTTCGtgtacagcagcagcaagggcaCCATCCGCCTGTGCGACATGCGCACCGCTGCCCTCTGCGACCGCCACGCCAAGT TTTTTGAAGAGCCTGAAGACCCAAGTAACCggtcatttttttctgagatcatCTCCTCAATCTCTGATGTCAAATTCAGCCACAGTGGAAGGTACATCATGACCCGGGACTACCTCACTGTCAAGGTGTGGGACTTGAACATGGAGAACCGGCCCATTGAGACCTACCAG GTCCACGACTACCTGCGGAGCAAGCTCTGCTCGCTCTACGAGAACGACTGCATCTTTGACAAGTTCGAGTGCGTCTGGAACGGGTCTGACAG TGTCATCATGACCGGCTCCTACAACAACTTCTTCCGCATGTTCGACCGCAACACCAAGCGCGATGTGACGCTGGAGGCATCGCGGGAGAACAGCAAACCCCGTGCCATCCTCAAACCTCGCAAGGTCTGCGTGGGTGGAAAGCGCAGGAAAGACGAGATCAGCGTGGACAGTCTGGACTTTAGCAAAAAGATCCTGCACACAGCTTGGCACCCCTCCGAGAACATCATCGCTGTGGCAGCCACGAACAACCTGTACATATTCCAGGACAAGGTTAACTAG